A single region of the Solwaraspora sp. WMMD791 genome encodes:
- a CDS encoding glycosyltransferase family 2 protein produces the protein MSVFTHTRQSPPDVAASGDTGRPPTVGVVIPTLNEERNLPHVFARLPRDLAEVIVVDGGSVDRTVEVARRLRPSVRVVQQTRTGKGNALACGFAAATTDIVVMIDADGSTDPAEIPAFVDALLAGADFAKGSRFRSGGGSHDITPLRRLGNEGLNGIVNLLFGTRFTDLCYGYNAFWRRVLPALELPDPDTPAPGDGVKLWGDGFEIETLINVRVAAHGLRIAEVPSVEYLRIHGESNLNTVRDGTRVLRTILSEFRRERRRRRRRTAPAPAVASMAQEG, from the coding sequence ATGTCCGTCTTCACCCACACCCGCCAGTCGCCACCCGACGTCGCCGCCAGCGGCGACACCGGGCGCCCCCCGACGGTCGGCGTGGTCATCCCCACGCTCAACGAGGAACGGAACCTGCCGCACGTCTTCGCCCGGCTGCCCCGCGACCTGGCCGAGGTCATCGTCGTCGACGGCGGCTCGGTGGACCGTACCGTCGAGGTGGCCCGGCGACTCCGGCCGTCCGTACGCGTCGTCCAGCAGACCCGTACCGGCAAGGGCAACGCGCTGGCCTGCGGCTTCGCGGCCGCGACCACCGACATCGTGGTGATGATCGACGCCGACGGGTCGACCGACCCCGCCGAGATCCCCGCCTTCGTCGACGCGCTGCTCGCCGGCGCGGACTTCGCCAAGGGATCCCGGTTCCGCTCCGGCGGCGGCAGCCACGACATCACCCCGCTGCGCCGGCTCGGCAACGAGGGCCTCAACGGCATCGTCAACCTGCTGTTCGGCACCCGCTTCACCGACCTGTGCTACGGCTACAACGCCTTCTGGCGGCGGGTGCTGCCGGCCCTGGAGCTGCCCGACCCGGACACCCCGGCCCCGGGCGACGGGGTCAAGCTGTGGGGCGACGGGTTCGAAATCGAGACCCTGATCAACGTACGGGTCGCCGCGCACGGCCTGCGGATCGCCGAAGTGCCCAGCGTCGAGTACCTGCGCATCCACGGCGAGAGCAACCTCAACACGGTCCGCGACGGCACCCGGGTGCTGCGCACCATCCTCAGCGAGTTCCGGCGCGAACGTCGGCGTCGGCGGCGCCGTACCGCACCCGCCCCGGCCGTCGCCTCGATGGCACAGGAGGGCTGA
- a CDS encoding glycoside hydrolase family 16 protein, which translates to MSGDRPWWRRGAPLAVAALLAAVVLTLGVAVPLLRHGTGPADDPRTDGTGVPPAGPPPTSSQGAGTMNPSGVALPRGDLPGWRQIFVDDFTGSALSDDWFAYSGQPDGDPGGWFDPGHVSVGGGMLTIGGWREADRDNLYVTGGISNRWALTRTYGRYDIRFRMDQGTGIAYALLLWPGDNVYPPEIDIAEDNGKGRDRMYGVLHPVTGVPVERSVPGDFTRWHTVGLEWTPGKLVYTLDGAPWATLTGDQVPDEPMALALQSQAWYCGHTWEACPDETTPDVVNLQVDWVAIYAPD; encoded by the coding sequence ATGAGCGGCGACCGACCGTGGTGGCGGCGCGGCGCCCCGCTGGCCGTCGCCGCCCTGCTCGCCGCCGTGGTGCTGACTCTCGGCGTCGCGGTGCCGCTGCTGCGGCACGGCACCGGACCCGCCGACGACCCCCGGACCGACGGTACGGGCGTGCCGCCGGCCGGCCCGCCACCCACCTCGTCGCAAGGAGCCGGCACGATGAACCCGTCCGGAGTGGCCCTGCCCCGTGGTGACCTGCCCGGCTGGCGGCAGATCTTCGTCGACGACTTCACCGGCAGCGCGTTGAGCGACGACTGGTTCGCCTACTCCGGTCAGCCCGACGGTGACCCGGGCGGCTGGTTCGACCCCGGGCACGTCTCGGTCGGCGGCGGGATGCTGACCATCGGCGGCTGGCGGGAGGCCGACCGGGACAACCTCTACGTCACCGGCGGCATCTCCAACCGGTGGGCGCTGACCCGCACCTACGGCCGCTACGACATCCGGTTCCGGATGGACCAGGGCACCGGGATCGCGTACGCCCTGCTGCTCTGGCCGGGCGACAACGTCTACCCGCCGGAGATCGACATCGCCGAGGACAACGGCAAGGGCCGGGACCGGATGTACGGCGTCCTGCACCCGGTCACCGGTGTCCCGGTCGAACGCAGCGTGCCCGGGGACTTCACCCGCTGGCACACCGTCGGGCTGGAGTGGACCCCGGGAAAGCTGGTCTACACGCTCGACGGTGCGCCGTGGGCGACGCTCACCGGCGACCAGGTGCCGGACGAGCCGATGGCGCTCGCCCTGCAGTCCCAGGCCTGGTACTGCGGCCACACCTGGGAGGCGTGCCCGGACGAGACCACCCCGGACGTGGTGAACCTCCAGGTCGACTGGGTCGCCATCTACGCCCCGGACTGA
- a CDS encoding polyphosphate polymerase domain-containing protein → MTNLAIAAVLGELTPIDLPELVECAALQTRVDRKYVVPLATLPALLSQLDADTRVLDIDGDRSFRYESVYFDTPRLASYHCAAYRRRRRFKVRTRTYLDSDDCWLEVKINGARDSITKHRLPYRSSDRGEVQPGRAFVDEVLTREMITAEGDFAPTLVTTYRRSTLLLPATVSRVTIDTELRWQCGRTSLALPEVAVVETKSSAAAAAVDRLLWHRGIRPIRISKYATGLAALRPDLPDGPWRRTLRRHFCGTAAASDRPSGPSPRPVPTLVRRIEQEASCV, encoded by the coding sequence CGATCGCCGCCGTACTCGGCGAGCTGACACCGATCGACCTGCCTGAGCTCGTCGAGTGTGCCGCGTTGCAGACCAGAGTGGACCGCAAGTACGTCGTCCCGCTGGCCACACTGCCGGCGCTGCTGAGCCAGTTGGACGCCGACACCAGGGTGCTGGACATCGACGGTGACCGGTCGTTCCGCTACGAGTCGGTCTACTTCGACACCCCGAGGCTGGCCAGCTACCACTGTGCCGCGTACCGGCGTCGGCGGCGGTTCAAGGTGCGCACCCGGACCTACCTGGACTCCGACGACTGCTGGCTGGAAGTCAAGATCAACGGTGCCCGGGACAGCATCACCAAGCACCGGCTGCCGTACCGGTCGTCGGACCGGGGCGAGGTCCAACCCGGTCGCGCCTTCGTCGACGAGGTGCTCACCCGCGAGATGATCACAGCCGAGGGCGACTTCGCGCCGACCCTGGTCACCACCTACCGGCGCAGCACGCTGCTGCTGCCGGCCACCGTCAGCCGGGTCACCATAGACACCGAGCTGCGCTGGCAGTGCGGGCGGACCAGTCTGGCGCTGCCCGAGGTCGCCGTGGTGGAGACCAAGTCGAGCGCGGCGGCCGCCGCCGTGGACCGGCTGCTGTGGCACCGGGGCATCCGCCCGATCCGCATCTCCAAGTACGCCACCGGCCTCGCCGCCCTGCGGCCGGACCTGCCGGACGGCCCGTGGCGGCGCACCCTGCGCCGGCACTTCTGCGGTACCGCTGCGGCGTCCGACCGGCCGTCGGGTCCGTCGCCGCGCCCGGTGCCGACCCTGGTACGTCGAATCGAACAGGAGGCATCGTGCGTCTGA
- a CDS encoding cold shock domain-containing protein codes for MGVGRVVRFDEGRGYGFIAPDDGGDDVFVHAGELTQRGIRVATGTRVSFKVIDGGRGPKAYDVEIVEDAGSATPAVARASASSAEGGDDELCEIFSEPEYLQRITELLLSEAPYLTGGQIIELRGHLLRFSRKCGWVD; via the coding sequence ATGGGTGTCGGCAGGGTGGTGCGGTTCGACGAAGGCCGGGGCTACGGTTTCATCGCTCCGGACGACGGCGGCGACGACGTCTTCGTGCACGCTGGTGAGTTGACCCAGCGGGGCATCCGGGTCGCGACCGGCACCCGGGTGTCGTTCAAGGTCATCGACGGTGGTCGGGGTCCGAAGGCGTACGACGTGGAGATCGTCGAGGACGCCGGGTCGGCGACGCCGGCCGTGGCCCGGGCGTCGGCGTCGTCCGCCGAGGGCGGCGACGACGAGTTGTGTGAGATCTTCTCGGAGCCGGAGTACCTGCAGCGGATCACCGAGCTGCTGCTGTCGGAGGCTCCGTACCTGACCGGCGGGCAGATCATCGAGCTGCGGGGGCACCTGCTGCGGTTCTCCCGTAAGTGCGGCTGGGTCGACTGA
- a CDS encoding glycosyltransferase family 2 protein — MNPRILPPTPVTTPGRVPATVVDLDLASRLPDVLGVDEHGRRVERAWLLVRQFTQPIGALLLDVPPQGLTGTDLAAAIDREIPPAARPEPGYLARRAEVLADAPPITVVVCTRERPDGLTRTLDSVLDQQYPRFRVLVVDNAPVSDDTARVAAEAADRAAVDGRAEVDYVREPRPGLSHARNRALRAAPGEILAWIDDDEIADPHWLAEVARAFADHPQADVVTGAIVPAQLATDAQLWFEQYGGHSKGRGFTPDVFSPATAHRQSPLYPLPPFGAGGNMVFRPGVLEHIGGFDTALGAGTPAMGSEDTLALMQVLLAGGTVAYQPSALVWHHHRPDLASLRNQLVGYGTGLTAAYTSLLLREPGLIRPLLRLAPTALRDTFGGGDRLAGLQADFPRELIGANRRGLARGPFAYLRSRLADRRLRRRHRGTP; from the coding sequence ATGAACCCACGCATCCTGCCGCCGACCCCGGTCACCACCCCCGGGCGTGTCCCGGCCACCGTCGTCGACCTGGACCTCGCCAGCCGGCTACCGGACGTCCTCGGCGTCGACGAACACGGCCGCCGGGTGGAACGTGCCTGGCTGCTCGTCCGCCAGTTCACCCAACCGATCGGCGCACTGCTGCTCGACGTACCGCCGCAGGGGTTGACCGGGACGGACCTCGCCGCCGCCATCGACCGCGAGATCCCGCCGGCGGCCCGACCCGAACCCGGCTACCTGGCCCGGCGCGCCGAGGTCCTCGCCGACGCGCCGCCGATCACCGTCGTCGTCTGCACCCGGGAACGCCCCGACGGCCTGACCCGCACCCTGGACAGCGTCCTCGACCAGCAGTATCCCCGGTTCCGGGTGCTGGTCGTGGACAACGCCCCGGTCAGCGACGACACCGCCCGGGTCGCCGCCGAGGCCGCCGACCGGGCCGCCGTCGACGGCCGCGCCGAGGTCGACTACGTACGGGAACCCCGGCCCGGGTTGTCGCACGCCCGCAACCGGGCGCTGCGCGCCGCCCCCGGCGAGATCCTCGCCTGGATCGACGACGACGAGATCGCCGACCCGCACTGGCTCGCCGAGGTCGCCCGCGCCTTCGCCGACCACCCGCAGGCCGACGTCGTCACCGGCGCCATCGTGCCGGCCCAGCTGGCCACCGACGCCCAACTGTGGTTCGAGCAGTACGGCGGCCACAGCAAGGGCCGCGGCTTCACACCTGACGTCTTCTCCCCGGCCACCGCGCACCGGCAGAGCCCGCTCTACCCGCTGCCCCCGTTCGGCGCCGGCGGCAACATGGTCTTCCGCCCCGGCGTGCTGGAACACATCGGTGGCTTCGACACCGCACTCGGTGCCGGCACCCCGGCGATGGGTTCGGAGGACACCCTGGCGCTGATGCAGGTGCTGCTCGCCGGCGGCACCGTCGCCTACCAGCCGAGCGCCCTGGTCTGGCACCACCACCGGCCCGACCTGGCCAGCCTGCGCAACCAGCTGGTCGGCTACGGCACCGGCCTGACCGCCGCCTACACCAGCCTGCTGCTGCGTGAACCGGGGCTGATCCGGCCGCTGCTGCGGCTGGCCCCGACCGCGCTGCGGGACACCTTCGGCGGCGGCGACCGGCTGGCCGGGCTGCAGGCCGACTTCCCCCGGGAACTCATCGGTGCCAACCGGCGCGGGCTGGCGCGCGGCCCGTTCGCGTACCTGCGCAGCCGGCTGGCCGACCGGCGGCTGCGCCGCCGCCACCGGGGAACGCCGTGA
- a CDS encoding CotH kinase family protein, translated as MIFDPAGGTTSLTGTPAVATRAGFRLRGQSSSTFDKTPYRVEFWDNDDDDADYPVLGMPAQSDWVLRGPFPDKSLIREALVYDLGREMGIHAQRYRFVEFYRNTDATPVGNDDYMGVYMLVETIKNAKERLDLKQLDEDDRTLPRITGGYIWKFEWMAAEEPILPCTGPAATCWNYLEVADPDPLQPEQRDWLRGHIQEFHNVLRAPNFADPQTGYRAYIDVASFVDQMILNELSREMDAYIRSAYFYKDRDAKIKAGPLWDYDLTFGVGGFFQNDQIAGWQYQQTRQPVANDWFNQLMRDPAFVDDVRLRWQSLRRGLLSDASLQARITALATPLTNAAQRNFQRWPNLTSPMIGFFYTPTAPTWQGQVQFMQDWMLRRAAWLDTTSGWGGPTTTPPPTTPPPTTAPPTTPPPTTAPPTTPAPTTPPPGNTGCTATYAVTSQWPGGFQGEVRVTAGAAAISGWTVTWTFANGQTVSQAWNATVTTQGSSVTARNVSYNGALAAGASTSFGFLASFTGTNSLPTPRCTPT; from the coding sequence ATGATCTTCGACCCGGCAGGTGGAACCACGTCGTTGACCGGCACCCCGGCGGTCGCCACCCGGGCCGGGTTCCGGCTGCGCGGGCAGTCGTCCTCGACGTTCGACAAGACCCCGTACCGGGTCGAGTTCTGGGACAACGACGACGACGATGCCGACTACCCGGTGCTCGGCATGCCCGCCCAGTCGGACTGGGTGCTGCGCGGACCGTTCCCCGACAAGTCGCTGATCCGCGAGGCGCTCGTCTACGACCTCGGACGGGAGATGGGGATCCACGCCCAGCGCTACCGGTTCGTCGAGTTCTATCGCAACACCGACGCCACCCCGGTCGGCAACGACGACTACATGGGCGTCTACATGCTCGTCGAGACGATCAAGAACGCGAAGGAGCGGCTCGATCTGAAGCAGTTGGACGAGGACGACCGGACACTGCCACGGATCACCGGCGGCTACATCTGGAAGTTCGAGTGGATGGCCGCCGAGGAACCGATCCTGCCCTGCACCGGGCCGGCCGCCACCTGCTGGAACTATCTTGAGGTCGCCGACCCGGATCCGCTGCAGCCGGAACAGCGCGACTGGCTACGCGGTCATATCCAGGAGTTCCACAACGTGCTGCGCGCGCCGAACTTCGCCGATCCGCAGACCGGCTACCGGGCGTACATCGATGTCGCCTCGTTCGTGGACCAGATGATCCTCAACGAGCTGAGCCGCGAGATGGACGCCTACATCCGCAGCGCCTACTTCTACAAGGACCGGGACGCCAAGATCAAAGCCGGGCCGCTGTGGGACTACGACCTGACCTTCGGGGTGGGCGGCTTCTTCCAGAACGACCAGATCGCCGGCTGGCAGTACCAGCAGACCCGTCAGCCGGTGGCGAACGACTGGTTCAACCAGCTGATGCGCGACCCCGCCTTCGTCGACGACGTCCGACTGCGTTGGCAGTCACTGCGTCGGGGATTGCTGTCGGACGCGTCGCTGCAGGCCCGGATCACCGCGTTGGCCACGCCACTGACCAACGCGGCACAGCGCAACTTCCAGCGCTGGCCGAACCTGACCAGCCCGATGATCGGCTTCTTCTACACCCCGACCGCACCGACCTGGCAGGGCCAGGTCCAGTTCATGCAGGACTGGATGCTGCGCCGCGCCGCCTGGCTGGACACCACCTCCGGCTGGGGCGGCCCGACCACCACGCCACCGCCGACCACGCCACCCCCGACGACTGCGCCCCCGACCACGCCACCCCCGACCACTGCGCCCCCGACGACACCTGCGCCGACCACACCACCGCCGGGCAATACCGGCTGTACGGCGACGTACGCGGTGACCAGCCAGTGGCCGGGCGGCTTCCAGGGTGAGGTACGGGTCACCGCCGGCGCGGCGGCGATCAGTGGCTGGACGGTGACCTGGACGTTCGCCAACGGGCAGACGGTCAGCCAGGCATGGAACGCGACGGTCACCACTCAGGGATCGTCGGTGACCGCCCGCAACGTGTCCTACAACGGCGCTCTCGCCGCCGGTGCGAGCACCAGCTTCGGCTTCCTGGCCTCGTTCACCGGCACGAACAGCTTGCCCACCCCGCGGTGCACACCGACCTGA
- a CDS encoding glycoside hydrolase family 6 protein, with the protein MNLNPLRGAARSRLRRGLSAAAAVVLGSGVLVVAATQASAAAGCRVTYTVNQWSTGFTANLTVTNLGDPLSNWNLEFDYSGNQRVTQAWNSEFTQSGTRVTLRNAPWNGSLGTNATVNPGFNASYSGTNTAPTVFRLNGVACTGSTTPTTGAPTTAPPTTAPPTTAPPTTAPPTTAPPTTRPPTTAPPTSPPPDPGGPRVDNPYVGADGYVNPIWSANVAAEPGGSRISDISTAVWLDRTSAIYGNNSPTTGDMGLADHLDEAVQQDAANGSRPLVIQVVIYNLPGRDCSALASNGELPPDAIDRYRTEYIDVIRSIMSRAEYRNLRIVTVIEVDSLPNLVTNVSGRDTAVAACDVMKANGNYVNGVGYALAQLGAVPNVYNYVDAGHHGWLGWDSNFGPSAQIMAQAAQASGASFSNVHGFITNTANFSALREPYITVDGTTRQSSWIDWNYYNDELSFAQAFRQRLVQEGFSSNIGMLIDTSRNGWGGAARPTGPSSATDLNTRINESRIDRRIHKGNWCNQSGAGLGERPTAAPASGIDAYVWVKPPGESDGSSTLIPNDEGKGFDRMCDPTYTGNIRNGNNMSGALPNAPVSGHWFSAQVRELMANAYPPLS; encoded by the coding sequence ATGAACCTCAACCCACTACGCGGCGCTGCGCGCTCGCGGCTGCGTCGCGGGCTGTCCGCTGCGGCCGCGGTCGTACTCGGCTCCGGTGTGCTCGTCGTCGCGGCCACTCAGGCCAGCGCCGCCGCCGGGTGCCGTGTCACCTACACGGTCAACCAGTGGAGCACCGGATTCACCGCCAACCTGACCGTCACCAACCTCGGTGACCCGCTCAGCAACTGGAACCTGGAGTTCGACTACTCGGGCAACCAGCGGGTCACCCAGGCCTGGAACAGCGAGTTCACCCAGAGCGGGACCCGGGTCACCCTGCGCAACGCGCCGTGGAACGGCTCGCTCGGTACCAACGCCACGGTGAATCCCGGCTTCAACGCGAGCTACTCGGGCACCAACACCGCGCCGACCGTGTTCCGGCTCAACGGCGTCGCCTGCACCGGTTCCACCACTCCGACCACGGGTGCGCCGACCACCGCGCCGCCCACGACGGCCCCGCCGACCACCGCGCCGCCGACCACCGCGCCGCCCACGACGGCCCCGCCGACGACCAGGCCGCCGACCACCGCCCCGCCCACCTCGCCGCCGCCGGACCCCGGCGGGCCGCGGGTGGACAACCCGTACGTCGGCGCCGACGGGTACGTGAACCCGATCTGGAGCGCGAACGTCGCGGCGGAGCCGGGCGGCAGCCGGATCTCGGACATTTCGACCGCCGTGTGGCTGGACCGCACCAGCGCGATCTACGGCAACAACAGCCCGACCACCGGTGACATGGGCCTGGCCGACCACCTCGACGAGGCGGTCCAGCAGGACGCCGCCAACGGCAGCCGGCCCCTGGTGATCCAGGTCGTCATCTACAACCTGCCCGGTCGTGACTGCTCCGCCCTTGCCTCCAACGGCGAACTCCCGCCCGACGCGATCGACCGCTACCGCACCGAGTACATCGACGTGATCCGCTCGATCATGTCCCGCGCGGAGTACCGGAACCTGCGGATCGTCACGGTGATCGAGGTCGACTCGCTGCCGAACCTGGTCACCAACGTCAGCGGCCGGGACACCGCCGTCGCCGCGTGTGACGTCATGAAGGCCAACGGCAACTACGTCAACGGCGTCGGCTACGCGCTGGCGCAGCTCGGCGCGGTGCCCAACGTCTACAACTACGTGGACGCGGGCCACCACGGCTGGCTGGGCTGGGACAGCAACTTCGGACCGAGCGCGCAGATCATGGCGCAGGCCGCGCAGGCCTCGGGCGCGTCGTTCTCGAACGTCCACGGCTTCATCACCAACACCGCCAACTTCTCGGCGCTGCGGGAGCCATACATCACGGTGGACGGCACCACCCGCCAGTCCTCCTGGATCGACTGGAACTACTACAACGACGAACTGTCGTTCGCGCAGGCGTTCCGGCAGCGGCTGGTGCAGGAGGGCTTCTCCTCGAACATCGGCATGCTGATCGACACCTCCCGCAACGGGTGGGGCGGTGCGGCCCGGCCGACCGGCCCGAGCAGCGCCACCGACCTGAACACCCGGATCAACGAGTCGCGCATCGACCGGCGGATCCACAAGGGCAACTGGTGCAACCAGTCCGGTGCCGGCCTCGGCGAGCGGCCCACCGCCGCGCCCGCCAGCGGCATCGACGCCTACGTGTGGGTCAAGCCGCCGGGCGAGTCGGACGGCTCCAGCACCCTGATCCCGAACGACGAGGGCAAGGGATTCGACCGGATGTGCGACCCGACGTACACCGGCAACATCCGTAACGGCAACAACATGAGCGGCGCACTGCCCAACGCGCCGGTCTCCGGACACTGGTTCTCGGCCCAGGTCCGCGAGCTGATGGCGAACGCGTACCCGCCGCTGTCGTAA
- a CDS encoding polysaccharide deacetylase family protein has product MTASGAPAGTALPVLMYHSVSVIDSGPLRSLAVGPTRFAEQLAALADAGYRMVGLSAALDQLDADAAADRDRDRDPPGPPLVALTFDDGYADFLTRALPLLDAAGASATLYPSVGHLGESADWLGQWAADFGPLLDWAQLTEVADSGRVEVGSHGWWHHPLDVLPPHRATAEITAARDRLEQHIGRPVRSFCYPHGYHDWRVRAAVRRAGHDNACEVGRRRYRRGDRRLAVPRLLPTDDHDADALLDLVRTGGPRMMPQAKRLAQPAWRFTRRVARRAGRQLK; this is encoded by the coding sequence ATGACGGCCTCCGGCGCGCCGGCGGGCACCGCCCTGCCGGTGCTGATGTACCACTCGGTCTCGGTGATCGACTCCGGCCCGCTGCGGTCGCTCGCCGTCGGCCCGACCCGGTTCGCCGAACAGCTCGCCGCGCTCGCCGACGCCGGATACCGGATGGTCGGTCTCAGCGCCGCGCTCGACCAGCTCGACGCCGACGCCGCTGCGGACCGCGACCGGGACCGCGACCCGCCGGGTCCGCCGCTGGTCGCCCTCACCTTCGACGACGGGTACGCCGATTTTCTCACCCGTGCGCTGCCGCTGCTCGACGCCGCCGGCGCCAGCGCCACCCTGTACCCGTCGGTGGGGCACCTGGGGGAGTCCGCCGACTGGCTGGGGCAGTGGGCCGCCGACTTCGGGCCGCTGCTGGACTGGGCGCAACTGACCGAGGTGGCCGACTCCGGGCGCGTCGAGGTCGGCTCGCACGGGTGGTGGCACCATCCGCTCGACGTACTGCCCCCGCATCGGGCCACCGCCGAGATCACCGCGGCCCGGGACCGGCTCGAACAACACATCGGCCGCCCCGTCCGGTCGTTCTGCTACCCGCACGGCTACCACGACTGGCGGGTCCGGGCGGCGGTCCGACGTGCCGGGCACGACAACGCCTGCGAGGTCGGCCGACGCCGCTACCGGCGAGGCGACCGGCGGCTCGCCGTACCCCGGTTGCTGCCCACCGACGACCATGACGCCGACGCGCTGCTCGACCTGGTCCGCACCGGCGGTCCCCGGATGATGCCGCAGGCCAAGCGGCTGGCGCAGCCGGCGTGGCGGTTCACCCGCCGGGTCGCCCGCCGGGCCGGCCGGCAGTTGAAATGA
- a CDS encoding glycosyltransferase family 2 protein, translating into MPTPTVSVVVPTHHPDRLAGLHAAVDSVRRQDPAPDEIIVVVDHHPALADRITRELPDVTVLANAYQRGVSGNRNTGAEHAHGDLVVFCDDDVVAHPGWLAGLVAAFDDPSVIGAGGGIAPAWQQRQPEWFPDEFRWAVGGSYAGQPDRPGPVRNVWSASMAVRRTAFRQAGGFRTGFGKVGDRARPEDTELCLRMSAVTGGRWWYVPQAMISHGVPASHSTFRYFLRRCFAEGRGKIAMAALLDGAPSLGAEQDYLRRTLPRALRREAGAAVRGAGRGRGAARRHAARVGAILAGTAAAAAGALTETAVSARPSTRTTPPTGTTPAGTAATTRPTIGAQR; encoded by the coding sequence ATGCCGACACCGACCGTCAGTGTCGTCGTACCCACCCACCACCCCGACCGGCTCGCCGGCCTGCACGCCGCCGTCGACTCGGTCCGCCGGCAGGACCCGGCCCCGGACGAGATCATCGTCGTGGTCGACCACCACCCGGCGCTCGCCGACCGGATCACCCGGGAACTGCCCGACGTCACCGTGCTCGCCAACGCCTACCAGCGCGGCGTCTCCGGCAACCGCAACACCGGTGCCGAGCACGCCCACGGCGACCTGGTCGTCTTCTGCGACGACGACGTCGTGGCCCACCCCGGCTGGCTCGCCGGGCTGGTCGCCGCCTTCGACGACCCGTCGGTGATCGGCGCCGGCGGGGGCATCGCACCCGCCTGGCAGCAGCGGCAACCCGAGTGGTTCCCCGACGAGTTCCGCTGGGCCGTCGGCGGCTCGTACGCCGGCCAGCCCGACCGCCCCGGCCCGGTGCGCAACGTCTGGTCCGCCAGCATGGCCGTACGCAGGACCGCGTTTCGCCAGGCCGGCGGCTTCCGCACCGGATTCGGCAAGGTCGGCGACCGGGCCCGCCCCGAGGACACCGAGCTCTGCCTACGGATGAGCGCGGTCACCGGTGGCCGGTGGTGGTACGTACCGCAGGCGATGATCTCGCACGGCGTGCCCGCCAGCCACAGCACCTTCCGGTACTTCCTGCGGCGGTGCTTCGCCGAAGGGCGCGGCAAGATCGCGATGGCCGCGCTGCTCGACGGCGCGCCGAGCCTCGGTGCCGAACAGGACTACCTGCGGCGCACCCTGCCCCGGGCGCTGCGCCGCGAGGCCGGCGCGGCGGTGCGTGGCGCCGGTCGCGGGCGCGGTGCCGCCCGCCGGCACGCCGCCCGGGTCGGCGCGATCCTGGCCGGTACGGCCGCCGCCGCAGCCGGCGCACTGACCGAGACCGCCGTGTCGGCCCGGCCCTCGACCCGGACCACCCCGCCGACCGGGACGACACCGGCCGGGACCGCCGCGACCACCCGACCCACGATCGGAGCACAGCGATGA
- a CDS encoding endo-1,4-beta-xylanase yields the protein MKATRVLAAGALSVAMMATIGAGAAALAHPGRPGAGPPTGGPPVGEQTLRDLAKWNKLQVGAAVDMTALAEDDTYRDTIAAQFSSVTAENVMKWETLEPVRGERDYGPADDLVDFARRNKQVVRGHVLVWHNQNPAWLTEGVESGEIGPTELRQILRDHITDTVRHFKGRIHQWDVANEIFDDNAELRDTIWLRELGPSYIADAFRWAHRADPSAKLFLNDYNVEGISAKSTAYYDLVRELRRQKVPVHGMGIQGHLGAQYGFWSATAVAENLRRFEALGLETAVTEADVRMPMPTDVFKLQAQAQGFNTLLQGCLLATRCHSFTFWGVTDKYSWVPDWFEGEGAANIYDEQYQPKPAYDAVRATLAMAAPPGR from the coding sequence ATGAAGGCGACCCGTGTACTCGCCGCCGGCGCACTCTCCGTGGCGATGATGGCCACGATCGGTGCTGGTGCCGCTGCCCTCGCCCACCCCGGTCGGCCCGGCGCCGGCCCGCCGACCGGCGGTCCGCCCGTCGGCGAGCAGACCCTGCGTGACCTGGCGAAATGGAACAAGCTGCAGGTCGGCGCGGCGGTCGACATGACCGCGCTCGCCGAGGACGACACCTACCGCGACACGATCGCCGCCCAGTTTTCCAGCGTCACGGCCGAGAACGTCATGAAATGGGAGACCCTGGAGCCGGTCCGTGGCGAGCGCGACTACGGACCCGCCGACGACCTGGTCGACTTCGCCCGCCGCAACAAGCAGGTGGTCCGCGGACACGTCCTGGTCTGGCACAACCAGAACCCGGCCTGGCTCACCGAGGGCGTCGAGTCGGGTGAGATCGGCCCGACCGAGCTGCGGCAGATCCTGCGCGACCACATCACCGACACCGTCCGTCACTTCAAGGGTCGTATCCACCAGTGGGACGTGGCCAACGAGATCTTCGACGACAACGCCGAACTGCGCGACACCATCTGGCTGCGCGAGCTGGGCCCGTCGTACATCGCCGACGCGTTCCGCTGGGCGCACCGGGCCGACCCGAGCGCCAAGCTGTTCCTCAACGACTACAACGTGGAGGGGATCAGCGCCAAGAGCACCGCCTACTACGACCTGGTCCGGGAGCTGCGCCGGCAGAAGGTTCCGGTGCACGGCATGGGGATCCAGGGCCACCTCGGCGCCCAGTACGGCTTCTGGTCGGCGACCGCCGTGGCCGAGAACCTGCGCCGATTCGAGGCGCTCGGGTTGGAGACCGCCGTCACCGAGGCCGACGTGCGGATGCCGATGCCGACCGACGTGTTCAAGTTGCAGGCCCAGGCGCAGGGCTTCAACACCCTGCTGCAGGGCTGCCTGCTGGCCACCCGGTGCCACTCGTTCACCTTCTGGGGCGTCACCGACAAGTACTCCTGGGTGCCCGACTGGTTCGAAGGCGAAGGCGCGGCCAACATCTACGACGAGCAGTACCAGCCGAAGCCGGCGTACGACGCGGTGCGCGCGACGTTGGCGATGGCGGCCCCGCCCGGCCGGTGA